A genomic window from Plasmodium coatneyi strain Hackeri chromosome 13, complete sequence includes:
- a CDS encoding protein 1 gives MIAYASSLLVLFYALYQNVSSGIQINGERKIENHQEAEEFNVDDINAWMKLDDENFLKTWTKNVSDISFMETKSVKSGGSEDGDRASTGSGKGSNADWNFMSQQSEKAKSTKTKSNSGESDSSSSGGKSGHKSPASIHSDYTAYDSGMTSSVGSRAFEKEMYEFALSHPMERLGKEMDILKNEYIKVKDEEQKVLNDEHKEIEGKRKEERLKMLAESDGVESQSNEEENFVKKDYTDTKIRGGFTEFLSNLNPFKKEIKPMKKEISMVIYTPEQIVNKEMIMKELDIYHKYQPYPPTILHTCPNSMFFFDGIEGLRRELERGNEKELVTNKIIDHNNECMKNFGLFDFELPDNKTKFGNVIGSLGEYHIRLYEIENDLLKYQSGLDYLSLADDYKLVHNDISTLENINFCLLNPKTLEDFLKKNEIVKLMGEDPVAYEEKFTKYMEESIKCHLESLIYDDLDSSQDIKIVLKNVKSKLYLLQNGLTSKSKKLVNKLFNDIQKEPEAVFEKLTWIFENMYHLKRNYTFFAFKTVCDRFVTHHNIYNSIQKMTSYIMEHARLYGACFKNLIVYNAVISGIHEQMKNLFKLMPRTGLLVDIHFDALLQNENKKITRTDYVLNEYDPTIKAYALTQLERLPMVSVINSFFEAKKKKLSRMIAQMKLDLFSLANEDLKIPNDKGPTSKLTAKLISLYKEEIKKYFKEMRDDYVYLIKTRYKGHYKRNYLLYKRLE, from the exons ATGATAGCGTATGCAAGTTCCCTGTTGGTGCTTTTTTACGCACTCTACCAAAATGTTTCCTCTGGAATACaaataaatggggaaaggaaaatagaGAACCACCAGGAGGCCGAAGAGTTTAATGTTGATGATATCAATGCGTGGATGAAGTTAGACGAtgaaaactttttaaaaacatggACGAAAAATGTGTCAGATATATCCTTCATGGAAACTAAATCTGTCAAAAGTGGGGGTAGTGAGGACGGAGATAGGGCCTCTACTGGATCAGGAAAAG GGTCCAACGCAGATTGGAACTTCATGTCCCAACAGAGCGAAAAGGCAAAATCGACTAAGACCAAGTCGAACTCGGGAGAATCGGACTCCAGCTCTTCCGGGGGAAAATCGGGACACAAATCTCCAGCCAGCATACATTCAGACTATACGGCCTATGACAGTGGCATGACCTCCAGTGTGGGCAGCAGAGCgtttgaaaaggaaatgtatgAATTTGCACTTTCACACCCCATGGAAAGGTTGGGTAAAGAAATggatattttgaaaaatgaatacataaaaGTGAAGGATGAAGAGCAAAAAGTTTTGAATGATGAACATAAAGAGattgaaggaaagagaaaagaagagcgATTAAAAATGCTGGCAGAGAGTGACGGGGTAGAAAGCCAGTCTAATGAAGAAGagaattttgtaaaaaaagattaTACAGATACCAAAATTAGGGGTGGATTCACAGAATTTTTGAGCAATTTAAacccatttaaaaaagaaatcaagccaatgaaaaaggaaatatccATGGTTATCTATACTCCCGAGCAAATTGTAAACAAGGAAATGATCATGAAGGAATTAGACATATATCATAAATATCAACCCTACCCACCGACCATTCTTCACACTTGCCCAAACAGTATGTTCTTCTTTGACGGCATTGAAGGCTTACGACGTGAATTAGAGAGAGGTAATGAAAAGGAACTCGTTACAAACAAAATCATAGACCATAATAATGAATGCATGAAAAATTTCGGATTATTCGATTTCGAATTACCAGacaataaaacaaaatttggAAATGTGATTGGTTCCCTTGGTGAGTACCATATCAGGCTGTACGAAATTGAGAATGATTTGCTAAAATATCAATCGGGTTTAGACTACCTCTCCCTTGCAGATGATTACAAGTTGGTACACAACGATATAAGCACTTTAGAAAATATCAATTTTTGTCTattaaatcctaaaaccttGGAAgattttctcaaaaaaaatgaaatcgtGAAACTTATGGGAGAAGATCCTGTTGCCTATGAAGAGAAATTCACAAAATATATGGAAGAGTCGATAAAATGTCATTTGGAATCTTTAATTTATGACGATCTGGATTCATCACAGGATATTAAAATTGTGCTGAAAAATGTCAAGTCGAAGTTATACTTGCTTCAAAATGGGTTAACTTccaaaagcaaaaaattagTTAACAAACTCTTTAACGATATCCAGAAAGAACCAGAAGCCGTTTTCGAAAAACTTACATggatttttgaaaatatgtACCACTTAAAAAGAAACTACACCTTTTTTGCCTTCAAAACGGTTTGTGACAGATTTGTTACTCATCATAATATCTACAACTCCATCCAAAAAATGACTTCCTATATTATGGAGCATGCTCGACTTTACGGGGCATGCTTTAAAAACCTCATCGTTTACAATGCAGTCATATCGGGAATACACGAACagatgaaaaatttatttaaattaatGCCAAGAACTGGGTTACTGGTTGATATTCACTTCGATGCGTTACTACAAaatgagaataaaaaaattacacgaACGGATTATGTCCTCAATGAGTACGATCCTACTATCAAAGCTTATGCCCTTACCCAGTTGGAAAGACTACCTATGGTTAGCGTCATTAACAGTTTCTTCgaggcaaagaaaaaaaaactatcaAGAATGATTGCTCAGATGAAGCTAGATTTATTTTCACTTGCAAATGAAGACCTTAAAATTCCAAACGACAAGGGGCCCACTTCCAAATTGACTGCCAAACTTATCAGTCTATACAaagaggaaattaaaaagtactTCAAGGAAATGCGTGATGATTATGTTTACCTCATAAAGACACGCTACAAGGGTCACTACAAGAGGAACTACTTGCTCTACAAGAGATTGGAGTAG